From the Ciconia boyciana chromosome 6, ASM3463844v1, whole genome shotgun sequence genome, the window CCACCAAGATGGCAGGGCTAATGATAGCGGCTGCGTGGATATTGTCCTTCATTCTCTGGGCCCCTGCCATCTTGTTCTGGCAGTTCATTGTGGGCAAGAGGACAGTCCCTGAGAGGGAATGCTACATCCAGTTCCTCTCCAACCCGGCGGTGACCTTCGGCACGGCCATTGCTGCTTTCTACCTGCCCGTGGTCATCATGACGGTGCTGTACATCCACATCTCcctggccagcaggagcagggtgaGGAGGCACAAGCctgaaagcaggaaagagaggaaaggcaaGTCCCTCAGCTTCTTCAAGGGCCCCCTGATcaaacagaacaacaacaactCCCCCAAGAGGGCTGTGGAGGTGAAGGAGGAGGTGAGGAATGGGAAAGTGGATGACCAGCCCTCAGCACAGACAGAGGCCACTGGCCatcaggaggagaaggagactTCCAATGAGTCCAGCACGGTCAGCATGACCCAGACCACAAAAGACAAGCCCACGGCAGAAATTGTGCCAGTGGGGCAAGGACAGAGCCCATCCCACCCCCGGGTGAACCCGTCTTCCAAGTGGTCCAAGATTAAAATTGTCACCAAGCAGACTGGGAGCGAATGTGTCACCGCCATAGAGATCGTCCCAGCTAAGGCAGGAGCCTCCGAGCACAACTCCCTGGCCAACAGCCGCCCGGCCAACGTTGCCAGGAAGTTTGCCAGCATCGCCAGGAGCCAAGTACGGAAGAAGCGCCAGATGGCAGCCCGAGAGAAGAAAGTCACCCGGACCATATTTGCTATCCTGCTAGCCTTCATACTCACATGGACTCCGTACAACGTGATGGTCCTCATTAACACCTTCTGTGAGACCTGCGTACCCGAAACAGTGTGGTCCATTGGCTACTGGCTCTGCTACGTCAACAGCACCATCAACCCAGCCTGCTACGCGCTCTGCAATGCCACTTTCAAGAAAACCTTCAAGCACCTTCTCATGTGCCAGTACAGGAACATTGGCACAGCCAGATAAACTGGCACTCAGGGACCACTTCAGCAACGTTACAGAAGCCCTTCCCTTTGCCTCCTTTGCTGGGGGGGTCCTCTGCTCCCCACTCACAACAGTGCAGACTGTGCAGTGATTGCAGATGATGCCCTTCATCCAATGCTGACAAAGGTCCAAGGCACctctgagctgcagctccttccaGTCACCCTGGGCCTGGAGACTAGCTTGGGGAGCCAGTGGGAAAGctggaggcaagaggaggagatgTGGTCACCAGgagccctcccctgcccttgAGAGGTTGGCCAAATGGCATCAGTGTTTGTCCTAAGACTGGATGCCTCTTCTCCCCCTGGCTGACCATCTCCAGGGCATCAGAGCTTGTCTGCACGCAGACAGCCTAATGCTGGATGCTTTCAGTAGGCTTTTAAACCATTTATTAcccaagaaatgaaaataaaccgGGACCAAACATTTGACAGCCATTTTGGACGAGGCTGCCTTGGGCATGCTCATGGTACCTGCTGGCCCATCCAGGCCCCCTCCCAAGGCAGTCAAGATTGCACCCTGTAAGATGTGGCAagctcctgcctttcccttgAGAGACACCATCGTACATCCTCACCCAGGGACCGGGGGGGCAGAATTTTTCCCTGGGCTttggctctgctctccccttctTGCCCTTTCTGCCCTCAGCCAGCAATTGgctggacagacagacagacaaaccaAGCATCTCACTCGTGAGGAGCATGAAACCCAGTCGCCTCCTACAACGATGGAAActaaaactgcaaagaaaagcagcagtatgGTGGAGGACTTCTCTCCATGGCCCTGGGGAAACGTGGC encodes:
- the CHRM4 gene encoding muscarinic acetylcholine receptor M4 isoform X2; translation: MAAENRSAAGGGGPWGLPDPMHNLSAQPWQAKMANLTYDNFTLGNRSEVAIQPPTNYKTVELVFIATVTGSLSLVTVVGNILVMLSIKVNRQLQTVNNYFLFSLACADLIIGVFSMNLYTVYIIKGYWPLGAVVCDLWLALDYVVSNASVMNLLIISFDRYFCVTKPLTYPARRTTKMAGLMIAAAWILSFILWAPAILFWQFIVGKRTVPERECYIQFLSNPAVTFGTAIAAFYLPVVIMTVLYIHISLASRSRVRRHKPESRKERKGKSLSFFKGPLIKQNNNNSPKRAVEVKEEVRNGKVDDQPSAQTEATGHQEEKETSNESSTVSMTQTTKDKPTAEIVPVGQGQSPSHPRVNPSSKWSKIKIVTKQTGSECVTAIEIVPAKAGASEHNSLANSRPANVARKFASIARSQVRKKRQMAAREKKVTRTIFAILLAFILTWTPYNVMVLINTFCETCVPETVWSIGYWLCYVNSTINPACYALCNATFKKTFKHLLMCQYRNIGTAR
- the CHRM4 gene encoding muscarinic acetylcholine receptor M4 isoform X1, encoding MAAENRSAAGGGGPWGLPDFIFQKELFAARDTDPMHNLSAQPWQAKMANLTYDNFTLGNRSEVAIQPPTNYKTVELVFIATVTGSLSLVTVVGNILVMLSIKVNRQLQTVNNYFLFSLACADLIIGVFSMNLYTVYIIKGYWPLGAVVCDLWLALDYVVSNASVMNLLIISFDRYFCVTKPLTYPARRTTKMAGLMIAAAWILSFILWAPAILFWQFIVGKRTVPERECYIQFLSNPAVTFGTAIAAFYLPVVIMTVLYIHISLASRSRVRRHKPESRKERKGKSLSFFKGPLIKQNNNNSPKRAVEVKEEVRNGKVDDQPSAQTEATGHQEEKETSNESSTVSMTQTTKDKPTAEIVPVGQGQSPSHPRVNPSSKWSKIKIVTKQTGSECVTAIEIVPAKAGASEHNSLANSRPANVARKFASIARSQVRKKRQMAAREKKVTRTIFAILLAFILTWTPYNVMVLINTFCETCVPETVWSIGYWLCYVNSTINPACYALCNATFKKTFKHLLMCQYRNIGTAR
- the CHRM4 gene encoding muscarinic acetylcholine receptor M4 isoform X3, giving the protein MHNLSAQPWQAKMANLTYDNFTLGNRSEVAIQPPTNYKTVELVFIATVTGSLSLVTVVGNILVMLSIKVNRQLQTVNNYFLFSLACADLIIGVFSMNLYTVYIIKGYWPLGAVVCDLWLALDYVVSNASVMNLLIISFDRYFCVTKPLTYPARRTTKMAGLMIAAAWILSFILWAPAILFWQFIVGKRTVPERECYIQFLSNPAVTFGTAIAAFYLPVVIMTVLYIHISLASRSRVRRHKPESRKERKGKSLSFFKGPLIKQNNNNSPKRAVEVKEEVRNGKVDDQPSAQTEATGHQEEKETSNESSTVSMTQTTKDKPTAEIVPVGQGQSPSHPRVNPSSKWSKIKIVTKQTGSECVTAIEIVPAKAGASEHNSLANSRPANVARKFASIARSQVRKKRQMAAREKKVTRTIFAILLAFILTWTPYNVMVLINTFCETCVPETVWSIGYWLCYVNSTINPACYALCNATFKKTFKHLLMCQYRNIGTAR